In one Lycium barbarum isolate Lr01 chromosome 7, ASM1917538v2, whole genome shotgun sequence genomic region, the following are encoded:
- the LOC132602063 gene encoding uncharacterized protein LOC132602063, producing the protein MAIPKSMLLIIIGFVGTLLSIVLATPQTATVYTNIAPGNGNSNLASMEMVKKIELANRCGGNLGPCDHICDKECCIETCNRLYKGRNPKPGCKHYGTGFLSCICTYDC; encoded by the exons atggcaATTCCTAAAAGTATGCTTCTTATCATTATTGGTTTTGTTGGAACTTTGCTCTCTATAGTTTTGGCTACACCACAGACTGCAACAGTTTATACGAACATAGCTC CTGGCAATGGAAATAGCAACTTGGCTTCTATGGAAATGGTGAAGAAGATAGAATTAGCTAATAGATGTGGTGGTAATTTGGGTCCATGTGACCACATTTGTGATAAAGAATGTTGCATTGAAACATGCAACAGGCTCTATAAGGGTCGTAACCCTAAACCAGGTTGCAAACACTATGGAACTGGATTTCTAAGTTGCATTTGTACGTATGATTGTTGA
- the LOC132602064 gene encoding uncharacterized protein LOC132602064, with amino-acid sequence MTIPKSILLIIIGFVGTLFSIVLATPHTATVYRNIAPGNGNSNLAPMEMVKKIELANRCNGNLGPCDHICGKECCYETCNSLYRGRHPNPGCKHYGTGFLSCMCSYDC; translated from the exons ATGACAATTCCTAAAAGTATTCTTCTTATCATTATTGGTTTTGTTGGAACTTTGTTCTCTATAGTTTTGGCTACACCACATACTGCAACAGTTTATAGGAACATAGCTC CTGGCAATGGAAATAGCAACTTGGCTCCTATGGAGATGGTGAAGAAGATAGAGTTAGCTAATAGATGTAATGGTAATTTGGGTCCATGTGACCACATTTGCGGTAAAGAATGTTGCTATGAAACATGCAACAGCCTCTATAGGGGACGTCACCCTAATCCAGGTTGCAAACACTATGGAACTGGATTTCTGAGTTGCATGTGCTCGTATGATTGTTGA